A window of Bos taurus isolate L1 Dominette 01449 registration number 42190680 breed Hereford chromosome 19, ARS-UCD2.0, whole genome shotgun sequence contains these coding sequences:
- the CCDC42 gene encoding coiled-coil domain-containing protein 42, whose protein sequence is MSLGIMEEEDLAEYFRLQYGERLLQLLQKFPSIEDQSDSPSVRLLEKKKEAKIMHHAMEQKKETFQRRMETLNLRWEELGIKEAQLKAHIQKFEQFIQENDQKRIRALKKANKERELKRQRMRELAKAKQEMAVLRLEHQRLSAKLQEYSIFNKYLEKVVENSEFEEIHEVIARYKTLVSMHHDLMQSAQEGQEKIERAKARLARYKEEKDDEILQHNNELARLQMRFDRARSDVIIWESRWAHIQNTAAKKTLLLGTIKMATLNLFQIVSKQLKEATFVSLEDTHKQLDMIQQFIQDLSDIWAEVKKKELQQIRV, encoded by the exons ATGAGTCTGGGCATCATGGAGGAGGAGGACCTGGCCGAGTACTTCCGGCTGCAGTATGGGGAgcggctgctgcagctgctgca GAAGTTCCCCAGTATTGAGGACCAGTCGGACTCTCCATCCGTCCGGCTACTGGAGAAGAAGAAGGAGGCCAAGATCATGCACCATGCCATGGAGCAGAAGAAGGAG ACGTTTCAGCGCAGAATGGAAACCCTGAACCTGCGCTGGGAGGAACTGGGCATCAAGGAGGCCCAGCTGAAAGCCCACATACAGAAGTTTGAGCAGTTCATCCAG GAGAATGACCAGAAACGGATCCGAGCCCTAAAGAAGGCCAACAAGGAGCGAGAGCTCAAGAGGCAGCGCATGCGCGAGCTGGCCAaggccaagcaggagatggcagtCCTGCGACTGGAGCACCAGCGGCTGAGTGCCAAGCTGCAGGAGTACTCCATCTTCAACAAATACCTGGAGAAGGTGGTGGAGAACTCCGAG TTTGAGGAGATCCACGAGGTGATCGCGCGCTACAAGACACTGGTGAGCATGCACCACGACCTCATGCAGTCGGCACAGGAGGGCCAGGAGAAGATTGAGCGTGCCAAGGCGCGGCTGGCACGCTACAAAGAGGAAAAGGACGACGAGATCCTGCAGCACAACAACGAGCTGGCGCGTCTGCAGATGCGCTTCGACCGTGCCCGCAGCGACGTCATTATCTGG GAATCTCGCTGGGCGCACATTCAGAACACCGCTGCCAAGAAGACACTCTTGCTTGGCACCATTAAGATGGCAACGCTGAACCTCTTCCAGATCGTGAGCAAACAGCTGAAGGAGGCGACCTTCGTGTCCCTGGAGGACAcgcacaaacagctggacatg